In Microbulbifer sp. GL-2, the following are encoded in one genomic region:
- a CDS encoding PstS family phosphate ABC transporter substrate-binding protein, translated as MNKQILATSLAALTLATSQVAMAARDYISVVGSSTVYPFTTTVAERFSRATQFKTPVVESTGTGGGMKLFCQGVGESTADITGASRRIKQSELEMCNGNGVDVVEVQIGYDGIVLANAKKAAPFELSRKDIFLALAKEVPNPDGSETLVANPYKTWKDVNPALPNSKIEVLGPPPTSGTRDAFAELAMEGGCKKFGWIKAMKKKDKSAYKAICHNVREDGAYVEAGENDNLIVNKLVANPNALGIFGFSFLDQNADKVQGSMIEGQAPTFDSIADQSYPVSRPLFIYVKKAHADVVPGIKQFLSEFTNERAWGDEGYLADKGMIPLPQEKRQQIATDVRKLNALSNLAAK; from the coding sequence ATGAACAAGCAAATTCTGGCTACTTCCCTGGCGGCATTGACCCTCGCCACTTCCCAGGTGGCTATGGCGGCTCGCGACTACATCAGTGTTGTCGGTTCCTCTACTGTTTACCCTTTTACGACCACTGTGGCTGAGCGCTTCAGCCGTGCTACCCAGTTTAAGACCCCGGTAGTTGAATCCACCGGTACTGGTGGTGGCATGAAGCTGTTCTGCCAGGGCGTTGGCGAAAGCACTGCGGATATCACCGGTGCATCTCGTCGTATCAAGCAGTCCGAGTTGGAAATGTGTAATGGCAACGGCGTTGACGTTGTGGAAGTCCAGATTGGCTACGACGGCATCGTACTCGCCAACGCGAAGAAAGCAGCTCCGTTTGAGCTGTCCCGCAAGGACATTTTCCTGGCCCTGGCTAAAGAAGTACCGAACCCTGATGGTTCCGAAACCCTGGTGGCCAATCCCTACAAGACCTGGAAAGACGTAAACCCGGCCTTGCCCAACAGCAAGATCGAAGTTCTGGGCCCGCCCCCAACTTCCGGTACCCGCGATGCCTTTGCCGAGCTGGCAATGGAAGGTGGTTGTAAGAAATTTGGCTGGATCAAGGCCATGAAGAAAAAAGACAAGAGCGCTTACAAGGCGATCTGTCACAACGTGCGCGAAGACGGCGCTTATGTAGAAGCTGGTGAGAACGACAACCTGATCGTGAACAAGCTGGTTGCCAACCCGAATGCCCTGGGCATCTTCGGCTTCAGCTTCCTCGACCAGAATGCCGACAAGGTACAGGGCTCCATGATTGAAGGTCAGGCCCCAACCTTCGATTCTATAGCTGACCAGAGCTACCCGGTATCCCGCCCACTGTTTATCTATGTGAAGAAAGCGCACGCTGACGTAGTACCGGGCATCAAGCAATTCCTGTCGGAGTTCACCAATGAGCGCGCCTGGGGTGATGAAGGTTACTTGGCAGACAAGGGCATGATCCCGCTGCCGCAAGAGAAGCGCCAGCAAATTGCTACCGACGTTCGCAAGCTGAACGCACTGAGTAATCTCGCTGCAAAATAA
- the pstC gene encoding phosphate ABC transporter permease subunit PstC: protein MQTPTLFALLLLLILVAYGTGFSRALSAARSLGGLRNLASLPSYYGLFAALWCGLPALVLLGAWLVFDDAIIRAMVLNSLADKPETISGQNLLYAQIQNLSAGHILGEATPQLKSAADHLNQLRNSSNNMQAFLSLILAVGLGAFALLRFSPQLRAREKVEKVLRTILIACASAAIFTTVGILFSVLFESLRFFQSVPVTEFLFGLHWSPQMALRADQVGSSGAFGAVPLFTGTLMVSAIAMFVAVPVGLMAAIYLAEYASKRVRTLAKPILEILAGVPTVVYGFFAALTVAPFIRDLATSVGLEASSESALAAGLVMGIMIIPFVSSLSDDVINAVPQSLRDGALGLGSTHSETVRKVVIPAALPGIVGGVLLAVSRAIGETMIVVMAAGLAANLTANPLESVTTVTVQIVTLLVGDQEFDSPKTLAAFALGLMLFVTTLVLNFIALHVVKKYREQYD, encoded by the coding sequence ATGCAAACCCCCACACTGTTCGCCCTTCTGCTGCTATTGATATTGGTGGCCTACGGTACTGGCTTTAGCCGTGCGCTGAGCGCTGCACGCAGCTTAGGTGGCTTGCGTAATCTGGCCTCCCTGCCCAGTTACTACGGACTATTTGCCGCGCTTTGGTGTGGCCTGCCTGCACTGGTATTGCTTGGAGCCTGGCTGGTTTTTGACGATGCCATTATCCGCGCTATGGTGCTGAACAGTCTGGCCGACAAACCAGAAACGATTTCAGGGCAAAACCTGCTCTACGCTCAAATTCAAAACCTGTCCGCCGGCCATATATTGGGGGAGGCCACCCCACAGTTAAAGTCGGCGGCGGACCACCTTAATCAACTGCGCAACAGCTCCAATAATATGCAGGCATTTTTGAGCCTGATTCTGGCTGTAGGACTTGGGGCGTTTGCGCTGCTGCGCTTCTCCCCGCAATTGCGTGCCCGCGAAAAGGTGGAAAAAGTCCTGCGGACCATACTGATTGCCTGCGCCAGCGCGGCCATTTTCACCACCGTAGGTATTTTGTTTTCGGTCCTGTTTGAATCCCTGCGCTTCTTCCAGTCAGTTCCGGTGACCGAGTTTCTGTTCGGCCTGCACTGGAGCCCGCAGATGGCCCTGCGTGCGGATCAGGTTGGCTCAAGTGGTGCCTTTGGAGCAGTGCCCCTGTTTACCGGTACACTGATGGTTTCCGCCATCGCCATGTTTGTTGCAGTGCCGGTGGGCCTGATGGCCGCTATCTACCTGGCGGAATATGCCAGCAAGCGTGTGCGCACCCTGGCCAAGCCAATTTTGGAAATTCTTGCCGGTGTACCCACGGTGGTATACGGCTTCTTCGCAGCCCTGACAGTTGCTCCCTTTATTCGCGATCTGGCCACCTCTGTTGGTCTGGAGGCCTCCAGTGAAAGCGCCCTGGCTGCCGGCCTGGTGATGGGCATCATGATTATTCCATTTGTCTCCTCGCTTTCAGACGACGTGATCAACGCGGTGCCGCAATCTCTGCGCGACGGTGCCCTGGGTCTGGGCTCCACCCATTCAGAAACCGTGCGCAAAGTTGTGATTCCGGCTGCCTTGCCGGGCATAGTCGGCGGTGTTCTGCTGGCGGTATCCCGCGCAATTGGTGAGACCATGATTGTGGTGATGGCTGCGGGACTTGCGGCCAACCTGACCGCCAACCCGCTGGAGTCGGTGACAACCGTTACCGTTCAGATTGTTACGCTGCTGGTCGGTGACCAGGAGTTTGACAGCCCCAAAACCTTGGCTGCATTTGCCCTTGGCCTGATGCTGTTTGTCACCACACTGGTACTGAACTTTATCGCCCTGCATGTAGTGAAAAAATATCGGGAACAGTATGACTAA